The nucleotide window CAAAGAGACCAAGAAGGTTATCGTGCTGGCCTTCCTGATTCCAACCGCGATATACGCGGTCTTCATGGCGGCGTTCCTGCTGGTCTTCGGAAAGGGGACCCCTGAGATAGCCACGCAGGGACTCGAGCTGCTCTACGGGCATCTCGGCAGAGTAATCGGCAACCTCATACCGCTCCTCGCGATAACCACGAGCTACATAGGCATTGCACTGGCACAGCAGAGCAACACGGAGGAGTTCGTGAAGCTGAACAGAAAAGCCGCGTGGGCCCTGACCGTCGTTCCTCCTGCCGCAGTGTACTTCGCCGGCGTCAGAAACTTCGCCGACGTGCTTGCGTTCGCGGGCGATACCGGCGACATGCTGGCGTTTATAGTGCTTCCAATCCTGATGTGGGTGGCGGCGAGGCTTCGCCGCTGACCACCAACCTTTTTAAAACGGTTCATCCCTGCCGCATTAGCTGCAGCAGGCTGTCCTTTTCTGTACACGTGAACACATGCGGTAAGATTTATATTCCCAGCGCTCAAATCCCCATCGAGGTGTTCCACATGGCTGAAGGATACAAAGCATACCGCGACAGGGTTATGGGCTTCCTTGAGGACCACGAGAAGTGGAGGAAGCACACGATAAACCTCATTGCCAGTGAAAACGTGACTTCTCCGAGCGTCACCCGCGCGGTGGCGAGCGGTTTCATGCACAAGTACGCCGAGGGCTGGCCAAGGGCCCGCTACTATCAGGGATGCAAGTACGTTGATGAGGTCGAGCTCATCGGTGTCGAGCTCTTCACCAAGCTCTTCGGAAGCGACTTCGCCGACCTGAGACCGATTTCCGGAACCAACGCCAACCAGGCGGTCTTCTTCGGCCTCACCCAGCCGGGCGACAAGGCCATCGTTCTCCACACCAGCCACGGCGGCCACATAAGCCACATGCCATTCGGCGCCGCCGGAATGCGCGGCCTTGAGGTCCACACCTGGCCCTTCGACAACGAAGCCTTTAACATCGACGTGGACAAGGCCGAGAAGCTCATACGCGAGCTCGAGCCCAAGATAGTCGTCTTCGGCGGCTCGCTCTTCCCGTTCCCGCACCCGGTCAAGGAGCTCGCCCCGGTCGCCAAGGAGGTCGGCGCCTACGTCATGTACGACGGTGCCCACGTTCTTGGTCTCATCGCCGGAAAGCAGTTCCAGGACCCGCTTAGGGAGGGTGTTGACATAATCACCGCTTCAACCCACAAGACCTTCCCCGGACCGCAGGGCGGTGTCATCATCTACAAGCGCTTTGGCGAGACGGAAGAGATAGCCAAGCTCCAGTGGGCCATCTTCCCGGGTGTGCTCAGCAACCACCACCTCCACCACATGGCCGGAAAGACCGTTACCGCGGCGGAGATGCTTGAGTACGGTCAGAAGTACGCTGCCCAGATCGTCAAGAACGCGAAAGCCCTGGCGGAGGCCCTCGCAGAGGAGGGCTTCAAGGTCATCGGTGAGGACAGGGGCTACACCGAGAGCCACCAGGTCATCGTTGACGTCAGCGACCTCCACGAAGCGGCCGGGGGATGGGCGGCACCGCTCCTCGAGGAGGCAGGCATAATCCTCAACAAGAACCTCCTGCCCTGGGACCCGCTTGAGAAGGTCGAGAAGCCGAGCGGCCTGCGCATAGGCGTCCAGGAGATGACACGCGTCGGCATGCTTGAGGACGACATGAAGGAGATAGCGCACTTCATCAAGCGCGTCCTCATCGACAGGGAGGACCCGAAGAAGGTCGAGCGCGACGTCTTCTACTTCAGGCAGAACTTCCAGAGGGTTTACTACTCCTTCGACTACGGGCTCCCGTTCAGGGAGTGATCTTTTCTTTTCTCACTTTAACTCCGCTTGAAGCGTTGGCAACCGTTAAAAGCTCCTCCGCGTACCTTTTCCAGGTGATGCCGTGTGAGGAAGGTTCTCCCGGTCCTGCTGATAGTCCTGCTGGTTCCTCTCGGGTACTACATAGCCTCGAGCGATGGAGCTCGAAACCTCCCGAACGGTGAAGGAATCGTTCTGAAGCTCGACAAGAGCAGCTACACCCCAAGCGACGTGATGGTTCTCACACTCCTAAACAACGCCGATACCAACGCCACCACGAGCTACCACTTCAAACTTTACAGACTGGAAGGCGGGAAGTGGAAAGAGGTTCCGGTGAACATGATGTTCATAGAGATCGCCGTCGTAATAGAGCCCGGGAAGAGCTGGGAACAGAAGGTAAAGCTCTCCGACCTTGGCCTTACACCGGGGCACTACAAGATAGTCAAGGAAGTCTTCCTCGGGGGCACGACGGTTAAGGCCGGGGCTGAGTTTGATATCAATGGATAGTGGAAAGCACCTCCTGGGGAGTTGTGATGAGGGGCACAGTTCTCTTGGGCCTTTTTATATTCCTCACTGGTATCACGGTCGCCCTCTACGCTGGACCGGGTGTCAATACGGGAAGTTCCTGAAAGCCTCACCGTTCACGGCGGGGAGGAGGTCAGTGACACAAATTTTTCCCGCAAACGCAACTTTTAAATAATTTACTCACAAGTAATTTACTGGTGGGTAGATTATGTTCATCAACAGAAAGACAGAGCTTTCCATGCTCAGGGAAAGGCTCGGAAGAGGAAAGGCCGAGTTCATCGTTGTTTACGGCAGAAGGAGAGTTGGAAAAACGGCACTGCTTCTCGAATTCCTCAGACAAAACGGCGGGG belongs to Thermococcus camini and includes:
- the glyA gene encoding serine hydroxymethyltransferase; translated protein: MAEGYKAYRDRVMGFLEDHEKWRKHTINLIASENVTSPSVTRAVASGFMHKYAEGWPRARYYQGCKYVDEVELIGVELFTKLFGSDFADLRPISGTNANQAVFFGLTQPGDKAIVLHTSHGGHISHMPFGAAGMRGLEVHTWPFDNEAFNIDVDKAEKLIRELEPKIVVFGGSLFPFPHPVKELAPVAKEVGAYVMYDGAHVLGLIAGKQFQDPLREGVDIITASTHKTFPGPQGGVIIYKRFGETEEIAKLQWAIFPGVLSNHHLHHMAGKTVTAAEMLEYGQKYAAQIVKNAKALAEALAEEGFKVIGEDRGYTESHQVIVDVSDLHEAAGGWAAPLLEEAGIILNKNLLPWDPLEKVEKPSGLRIGVQEMTRVGMLEDDMKEIAHFIKRVLIDREDPKKVERDVFYFRQNFQRVYYSFDYGLPFRE
- a CDS encoding immunoglobulin-like domain-containing protein — translated: MRKVLPVLLIVLLVPLGYYIASSDGARNLPNGEGIVLKLDKSSYTPSDVMVLTLLNNADTNATTSYHFKLYRLEGGKWKEVPVNMMFIEIAVVIEPGKSWEQKVKLSDLGLTPGHYKIVKEVFLGGTTVKAGAEFDING